The genomic window TTCGTGCGACCCACGGGCCTGCGGGCACCCGGGCGCTGGTTCTCGTGCCGACACGCGAACTGGCCATACAGGTCTCCGAGGCGATCCACACGTACGCGAAGGGATTCCCGCTGAACGTCGTGCCCCTGTATGGCGGCGCCCCGATGGATCAGCAGATCCGCGCCCTTCGGCGCGGGGCGGACATCGTCGTCGCGACTCCTGGACGCGCCCTCGACCACCTGCGGCGCCGAACGCTCGATCTGGGTGTGCTCGAGGTGCTCGTGCTCGATGAAGCCGACGAGATGCTCGACATGGGCTTCGCCGACGACATCGATACGATCATCGCGCAGGCCCCTGACACTCGGCAGACGGCGCTCTTTGCGGCAACGATGGCGCCGCGCATTGCCGCGATCGCGGGGAAACACCTCAAGAACCCCAGCCGCGTGACCATCGCTCACGAGAAACGTGTAGCCGGGACGCTCCCGCGCATTCGGCAGACGGCCTACGTCGTTGGACGCGGTCAGAAGGTGGCGGCTCTCGGCCGGATTCTCGAATTCGAGAATCCGAAGTCGGCAATCGTGTTCTGCCGGACGCGCATCGAAGTGGACGAGTTGACCGAGAAGTTGAACGCGCACGGGTTCGGTGCCCAGGGCCTCCACGGCGGGATGGAGCAGAAGCACCGGGATCGCGTGATGCAGATGTTCCGGAAGGAGCAGGCCGACATTCTAGTCGCCACCGACGTGGCCGCCCGCGGCCTCGACATCGAACACGTGTCGCATGTCATCAACTACGACGTGCCGATCTCGCCCCAGGTCTACGTCCATCGGATCGGTCGCACCGGGCGCATCGGCCGCGACGGTATCGCCATTACGCTGGCCGATCCTCGTGAGCATCGCTTCCTGCGATCGGTCGAGGCGCTGACCAGGCAGAAGATCGAGATCCTGCCGCTCCCGAGCCTGGCCGACCTGCGGGCCCGTCGCCTCGACTCGACGCGCGACCAGTTGAGCGCGCGGCTCGCCAAGGGCGGGTTGGAAGAGGTCCGGGCGATCGTCGAGGCGCTCGCGCAGGACTTCGATGTGTTCGATGTCGCGGCGGCGGCGGTGACGCTGGTGCACGAGGCGTCCGAGTCGACGCTGCCGGCGGCTGAGATCGCGAGTGTACCGCCACACGATCACCCCCGCGACCGCGGCCGGAGCGGCCCCCGCGAGCAGGCCCGGAGCGGCGATCGACCGGTGACCAGAGGCGGCGATCGTGAGCTCCCGCGTGTGGCGAAATCACGCACTCGCGCCAGCGAGCACGTGGGACCGATGGCTGTGCTGTTTGTCGGCGCCGGGAAGACTGCGGGGATTCGGCCCGGGGACCTCGTGGGGGCGATTACGGGAGAGGCGGACATCCCCTCGCACCTGCTTGGCGCCATCACGATCACCGACACTCACGCGCTTGTCGAGGTGCCGGCCGCGCTGGCCGATTCCATTGTGGCGGCCTTGCGGGCCACCAAGATTCGTGGTCAGCGCGTCACGGTGCGACGCGATCGCGGGTGATGTGGGGCGGCAGGACGCACCAGCCCGCGCGCGGGTGGCAGTCAGTCCAGTGATCCGGTAGACTCTCGACGGCAATCATGCTTTGATGCGGACGGGGAGAGAACCAAGGACATGCCAACGCTGCGCCGGATGACGAAGTACCTCATCGCTCTCGTGATCATCCTCGCGATCGCGTACGCGGCGTGGGGGAAGTTCGGGCCGCGCCCGCAGGGCGCGAACGCGCGCGAGGAGATGTTCCAGGCCCAACTCTCGGCCATGGAGGATGTGCTCGTTGTTTCCGGCCAGGTGAGGCCGGCCGTGACGATCGATCTCCGGGCGGAGGCCTCCGGAATTGTCGAGGCCGTCGCGGTCAGGGAAGGCGACCGCGTGTCTCAGGGCCAGGAACTGGTGAGACTCGATTCGAAACTGGCGCAATCGGCGGTAGACCAGGCCGAGGCCAATCTCAGCCAGGCGGAGTTGCAAGACGCGGCCACCAGGCTCGACCTCGACCAGGACACGGTCGTGTTGAAGCGGAAGACGCTCGAACGATCGACAGCCCTCTACCAACGGGGCCTCATTCCGAAGGATCAGCTGGAACAGCACGAGTTGGAACTGCG from Acidobacteriota bacterium includes these protein-coding regions:
- a CDS encoding DEAD/DEAH box helicase, with translation MTTSLKTASASGFSSLGLAPKLVASVTALGYEEPTPIQREAIPLLREGHDLIGLAGTGTGKTAAFTLPIIDRLAVRATHGPAGTRALVLVPTRELAIQVSEAIHTYAKGFPLNVVPLYGGAPMDQQIRALRRGADIVVATPGRALDHLRRRTLDLGVLEVLVLDEADEMLDMGFADDIDTIIAQAPDTRQTALFAATMAPRIAAIAGKHLKNPSRVTIAHEKRVAGTLPRIRQTAYVVGRGQKVAALGRILEFENPKSAIVFCRTRIEVDELTEKLNAHGFGAQGLHGGMEQKHRDRVMQMFRKEQADILVATDVAARGLDIEHVSHVINYDVPISPQVYVHRIGRTGRIGRDGIAITLADPREHRFLRSVEALTRQKIEILPLPSLADLRARRLDSTRDQLSARLAKGGLEEVRAIVEALAQDFDVFDVAAAAVTLVHEASESTLPAAEIASVPPHDHPRDRGRSGPREQARSGDRPVTRGGDRELPRVAKSRTRASEHVGPMAVLFVGAGKTAGIRPGDLVGAITGEADIPSHLLGAITITDTHALVEVPAALADSIVAALRATKIRGQRVTVRRDRG